One Streptomyces mobaraensis NBRC 13819 = DSM 40847 DNA segment encodes these proteins:
- a CDS encoding 3-oxoacyl-ACP reductase, translating into MSDTPTCRRLPGRTAVITGAAGGIGLATARRLASEGANVVCADVDEKAGRAAAEEVGGLFVRTDVTDADQVEALFKAANDTYGSVDIAFNNAGISPPDDDSILTTGLDAWKRVQEVNLTSVYLCCKAALPYMRAQGKGSIINTASFVAVLGSATSQISYTASKGGVLAMSRELGVQFARDGIRVNALCPGPVNTPLLKELFAKDPERAARRLVHVPVGRFAEAEEIAAAVAFLASDDASFVNAAEFLVDGGISGAYVTPL; encoded by the coding sequence GTGTCCGACACCCCCACCTGCCGCCGCCTCCCCGGCCGAACGGCCGTCATCACCGGCGCAGCCGGCGGCATCGGCCTCGCCACCGCCCGCCGCCTCGCGTCCGAGGGCGCCAACGTCGTCTGCGCCGACGTCGACGAGAAGGCGGGCCGGGCGGCCGCCGAAGAAGTCGGCGGCCTGTTCGTCCGCACCGACGTCACCGACGCCGACCAGGTCGAAGCCCTCTTCAAAGCCGCGAACGACACCTACGGCTCGGTCGACATCGCGTTCAACAACGCCGGCATCTCCCCGCCCGACGACGACTCGATCCTGACCACCGGCCTCGACGCCTGGAAGCGCGTCCAGGAAGTGAACCTCACCTCCGTCTACCTGTGCTGCAAGGCGGCGCTGCCGTACATGCGCGCCCAGGGCAAGGGGTCGATCATCAACACCGCGTCGTTCGTCGCGGTGCTGGGCTCGGCGACGTCGCAGATCAGCTACACCGCGTCGAAGGGCGGTGTGCTGGCGATGTCCCGGGAGCTGGGGGTGCAGTTCGCGCGGGACGGGATCCGGGTGAACGCGCTGTGCCCGGGGCCGGTCAACACGCCGCTCCTCAAGGAGCTGTTCGCCAAGGATCCGGAGCGGGCCGCGCGGCGCCTGGTGCACGTGCCGGTGGGCCGGTTCGCGGAGGCGGAGGAGATCGCGGCGGCCGTGGCGTTCCTGGCGAGTGACGACGCGTCGTTCGTGAACGCGGCGGAATTCCTGGTGGACGGGGGGATCTCCGGGGCGTATGTGACCCCCCTGTAG
- a CDS encoding aldehyde dehydrogenase family protein, with protein sequence MLLEVLNPATEEVVATVLAATAEDVDAAVRRAAEAQRGWAALAPGDRARLLRRFAGVVDAHLEELALLEVREAGHPVGSARWEAGNVRDLLDYAAGGVERLTGRQIPVAGGLDVTFHEPLGVVGVIVPWNFPMPVAAWGFAPALAAGNAVLLKPAETTPLTALRLAELALAAGLPEGLLQALPGTGPEAGNALVEHPGVAKIVFTGSTGVGKRIMAKCAERVKRVTLELGGKSANIVFADADVERAAATAPGSFLDNTGQDCCARSRILVQRPVYDRFMELLEPAVRSVVVGDPADPATGMGPLISAAHRERVRSYVPESAPAAIRGDAPSGKGFWYPATVLEGSAGDRVAREEVFGPVAVVIPFEDEDEAVRIANATDYGLSGSLWTRDVSRALRVSRAVAAGNLSVNSHSSVRYWTPFGGFKQSGLGRELGPDAVAAFAEVKNVFVAVE encoded by the coding sequence GTGCTGCTGGAAGTTCTCAACCCCGCGACCGAGGAGGTCGTCGCCACCGTCCTCGCCGCCACGGCGGAGGACGTGGACGCGGCCGTCCGGAGGGCCGCCGAGGCGCAGCGCGGCTGGGCCGCCCTCGCCCCCGGCGACCGTGCCAGGCTGCTCCGCCGCTTCGCCGGCGTCGTCGACGCGCACCTGGAGGAACTGGCCCTGCTGGAGGTCCGCGAGGCCGGGCACCCGGTGGGGAGCGCCCGCTGGGAGGCCGGCAACGTCCGCGACCTCCTCGACTACGCGGCCGGCGGCGTCGAACGGCTCACCGGCCGGCAGATCCCGGTGGCCGGCGGCCTGGACGTGACCTTCCACGAGCCGCTCGGCGTCGTCGGCGTCATCGTCCCGTGGAACTTCCCCATGCCCGTCGCCGCCTGGGGCTTCGCCCCCGCCCTCGCCGCCGGCAACGCCGTCCTCCTCAAACCGGCCGAGACCACGCCGCTCACCGCGCTGCGGCTGGCGGAGCTGGCCCTGGCGGCCGGACTGCCGGAGGGACTGCTCCAAGCCCTCCCGGGGACCGGCCCGGAGGCCGGGAACGCGCTCGTCGAGCACCCCGGCGTCGCCAAGATCGTCTTCACCGGTTCCACGGGCGTCGGCAAGCGGATCATGGCGAAGTGCGCCGAGCGCGTGAAGCGGGTGACCCTCGAACTCGGCGGCAAGTCCGCCAACATCGTCTTCGCGGACGCGGACGTCGAGCGCGCCGCCGCGACCGCCCCCGGCTCGTTCCTCGACAACACCGGCCAGGACTGCTGCGCGCGCAGCCGCATCCTCGTCCAGCGCCCGGTGTACGACCGCTTCATGGAGCTGCTGGAACCGGCCGTCCGGTCCGTCGTCGTCGGCGACCCCGCCGACCCGGCCACCGGGATGGGCCCGCTGATCTCGGCGGCCCACCGGGAGCGGGTCCGCTCGTACGTCCCGGAGTCTGCGCCCGCGGCGATCCGCGGCGACGCCCCCTCGGGGAAGGGGTTCTGGTACCCCGCCACGGTGCTGGAGGGCTCCGCCGGGGACCGGGTGGCGCGCGAGGAGGTCTTCGGGCCCGTCGCCGTCGTCATCCCCTTCGAGGACGAGGACGAGGCCGTGCGGATCGCCAACGCGACGGACTACGGGCTGTCCGGGTCGCTCTGGACGCGGGACGTCTCGCGGGCGCTGCGCGTGTCGCGGGCCGTCGCGGCCGGGAACCTGTCCGTCAACTCGCACAGTTCCGTGCGGTATTGGACGCCCTTCGGGGGGTTCAAGCAGTCGGGGCTGGGGCGGGAGTTGGGGCCCGATGCGGTTGCCGCGTTCGCGGAGGTGAAGAACGTGTTCGTTGCTGTGGAGTGA
- a CDS encoding glutamine synthetase family protein, with protein sequence MADRTPPLSVDELRRLVDAGETDTVVLAFTDMQGRLQGKRFAARFFLDDVLENGTEGCNYLLAVDADMNTVDGYAMASWERGYGDFAMRPDLSTLRRTPWNPGTALVTADLTWHDGSPVLASPRQILRRQLDRLAERGWTAQVGTELEFMVFKDSYEEAWNGGYRGLTPVNQYNVDYSVLGTGRVEPLLRRIRNEMGAAGLVVESAKGECNLGQHEIAFRYDEALVTCDQHSVYKTGAKEIAAQEGMALTFMAKYDEREGNSCHIHLSLRDAAGRPVLADDDGPYGMSDTMRHFLAGQLAALREFTLLYAPNINSYKRFRPGSFAPTAVAWGPDNRTCALRVVGHGRSHRFENRLPGGDVNPYLAVAGMIAAGLHGVENELELPEVCTGNAYAGDARHVPATLREAAELWEGSALARAAFGDEVVEHYLTMARVEQEAYDTAVTDWERYRSFERM encoded by the coding sequence GTGGCAGACCGCACGCCCCCGCTCAGCGTCGACGAGCTCCGCCGGCTCGTCGACGCCGGGGAGACCGACACCGTCGTCCTCGCCTTCACCGACATGCAGGGGCGGCTCCAGGGGAAACGGTTCGCTGCCCGCTTCTTCCTCGACGACGTGCTGGAGAACGGCACCGAGGGCTGCAACTACCTGCTGGCCGTGGACGCCGACATGAACACCGTCGACGGCTACGCCATGGCCTCCTGGGAACGCGGCTACGGCGACTTCGCGATGCGCCCGGACCTGTCCACCCTGCGCCGCACCCCCTGGAACCCGGGCACCGCCCTGGTCACGGCCGATCTCACCTGGCACGACGGTTCCCCGGTGCTCGCCTCGCCCCGGCAGATCCTCCGCCGCCAGCTCGACCGGCTCGCCGAGCGCGGCTGGACCGCCCAGGTGGGCACGGAACTGGAGTTCATGGTCTTCAAGGACTCCTACGAGGAGGCGTGGAACGGCGGCTACCGGGGGCTCACTCCCGTGAACCAGTACAACGTGGACTACTCCGTCCTCGGTACCGGCCGGGTCGAGCCGCTGCTGCGTCGCATCCGCAACGAGATGGGCGCCGCCGGACTCGTCGTCGAGAGCGCGAAGGGCGAGTGCAACCTCGGCCAGCACGAGATCGCGTTCCGCTACGACGAGGCCCTCGTCACCTGCGACCAGCACTCCGTCTACAAGACCGGCGCCAAGGAGATAGCCGCCCAGGAGGGCATGGCGCTCACCTTCATGGCCAAGTACGACGAGCGCGAGGGCAACTCCTGCCACATCCACCTCTCGTTGCGCGACGCGGCCGGGCGGCCGGTGCTCGCCGACGACGACGGCCCGTACGGCATGTCGGACACCATGCGGCACTTCCTCGCCGGGCAGCTCGCCGCGCTGCGGGAGTTCACCCTCCTCTACGCGCCCAACATCAACTCCTACAAGCGGTTCCGCCCCGGCTCCTTCGCCCCGACCGCCGTCGCCTGGGGGCCGGACAACCGCACCTGCGCCCTCCGCGTCGTCGGCCACGGCCGCTCCCACCGTTTCGAGAACCGCCTCCCCGGCGGCGACGTCAACCCCTACCTCGCCGTCGCCGGCATGATCGCGGCCGGACTGCACGGGGTGGAGAACGAGCTGGAGCTCCCCGAGGTGTGCACCGGCAACGCCTACGCCGGTGACGCCCGGCACGTTCCCGCGACACTCCGCGAGGCGGCGGAGCTGTGGGAGGGCAGCGCCCTGGCCCGGGCCGCGTTCGGGGACGAGGTGGTCGAGCACTACCTGACCATGGCCCGGGTCGAGCAGGAGGCGTACGACACCGCCGTGACGGACTGGGAGCGCTACCGCTCCTTCGAGCGCATGTGA
- a CDS encoding FadR/GntR family transcriptional regulator, which translates to MNGSAADRLSSVLRPVHAGNGFEEALERILRIIRLGLVADGERLPSERELAERLRISRVTLREVLRVLHEQGLVESRRGRYGGTFVHARPAPAPTADAAELRRRVADVDVEDTLRFREVLELGAAELCAARPLPPQAADRLRAALTATRDAAPDDYRRHDTLFHLTLAELSGSASLAAQYSAVRATVNQLLDCIPLLVRNLEHSQRQHAALAEAVLRGDRDAARAAMREHCAGTAALLRGFLA; encoded by the coding sequence ATGAACGGGAGCGCGGCCGACCGGCTGTCGTCGGTGCTGCGGCCGGTGCACGCGGGCAACGGCTTCGAAGAGGCCCTGGAGCGGATACTGCGGATCATACGCCTCGGCCTGGTGGCCGACGGCGAACGGCTGCCGTCGGAACGGGAGTTGGCCGAGCGGCTGCGGATCAGCAGGGTGACGCTCCGCGAGGTGCTGCGGGTGCTGCACGAGCAGGGGCTGGTGGAGAGCCGGCGCGGCCGGTACGGCGGAACGTTCGTCCACGCGCGCCCGGCACCGGCCCCGACGGCGGACGCGGCCGAACTGCGCCGCCGGGTCGCGGACGTGGACGTGGAGGACACCCTGCGGTTCCGCGAGGTCCTGGAACTCGGCGCGGCCGAACTGTGCGCCGCCCGGCCGCTCCCGCCCCAGGCGGCGGACCGGCTGCGCGCGGCCCTGACCGCCACCCGCGACGCCGCCCCGGACGACTACCGCCGCCACGACACCCTCTTCCACCTCACCCTGGCCGAGCTGTCCGGCTCGGCGTCGCTGGCCGCGCAGTACTCGGCGGTGCGGGCGACCGTCAACCAACTCCTGGACTGCATCCCGCTGCTGGTCCGGAACCTGGAGCACTCGCAGCGCCAGCACGCGGCCCTCGCCGAGGCCGTCCTCCGGGGCGACCGGGACGCGGCGCGCGCGGCCATGCGCGAGCACTGCGCGGGGACGGCGGCACTGCTGCGGGGCTTCCTCGCCTGA
- a CDS encoding gamma-glutamyl-gamma-aminobutyrate hydrolase family protein, with amino-acid sequence MTTQQSRPVPAPRAPRTHQPLIGVSTYSTRARWGIAWDQHAALLPSTYPEYVRRAGGLAVMLPPDAPDAAPALVARLDGLVLAGGEDVDPALYGEEPHPRTGRPVPERDLWELALLDAASRRGIPVLGICRGMQLMNVHAGGTLNQHLPETVGHKGHNPRVGTFGDHLVEVVPGTLTARLMPLPVDVATHHHQGVARLGRGLVASAHAEDGTIEALELPSPEGRFAVGVQWHPEVRDDLRLIRGLIAATTSPALATGRAPGRHRAP; translated from the coding sequence GTGACAACCCAGCAGAGCCGGCCCGTGCCCGCCCCTCGGGCGCCCCGGACCCACCAGCCGCTGATCGGGGTCAGCACCTACTCCACCCGGGCCCGCTGGGGCATCGCCTGGGACCAGCACGCGGCGCTGCTGCCGAGCACCTACCCGGAGTACGTCCGGCGGGCGGGCGGCCTGGCCGTCATGCTGCCGCCCGACGCCCCGGACGCCGCCCCCGCGCTCGTCGCACGCCTCGACGGCCTGGTCCTGGCGGGCGGCGAGGACGTGGACCCCGCCCTCTACGGCGAGGAGCCGCACCCGCGCACCGGCCGCCCGGTCCCGGAGCGCGACCTGTGGGAACTGGCCCTGCTGGACGCGGCGTCGCGGCGCGGCATCCCGGTGCTGGGCATCTGCCGGGGCATGCAGCTGATGAACGTCCACGCCGGCGGCACCCTCAACCAGCACCTCCCGGAAACCGTGGGCCACAAGGGCCACAACCCTCGGGTCGGCACCTTCGGCGACCACCTCGTGGAGGTGGTCCCGGGCACCCTGACGGCCCGTCTGATGCCCCTCCCGGTCGACGTCGCCACCCACCACCACCAGGGCGTCGCCCGGCTCGGCCGCGGTCTCGTCGCCTCGGCCCACGCGGAGGACGGCACCATCGAGGCGCTGGAACTCCCGTCCCCCGAGGGCCGCTTCGCCGTCGGCGTGCAGTGGCACCCGGAGGTCCGCGACGACCTGCGCCTCATCCGCGGACTGATCGCGGCTACCACGTCCCCGGCCCTCGCCACCGGGCGCGCTCCCGGCCGCCACCGGGCCCCGTGA
- a CDS encoding LysR family transcriptional regulator has translation MTYPSDSFGPPRPIAERVPDLAALELLLAVARLGSLGRAARELGITQPAASGRLRGMERMLGVALVERSPRGSRLTPAGVLVTDWARRIVEAAEALDAGAQALRTRRDSRLRVAASMTIAEYLLPGWLITLRTERPGTAVSLFAGNSAAVAARLLAGRADLGFVEGLEVPPGLDGAVIGHDRLVLVTAPTHPWARRRTPLTRAELAATPLILRESGSGTRQVLDAALAAEDGPAPPLLELASTTAVKAAVVSGAGPSVLSELAVVDELATRRLVEVPVTGLGLRRDLRAVWPLGQRPVGPAWDLLGLTRG, from the coding sequence ATGACCTACCCGTCGGACTCGTTCGGCCCGCCGCGGCCGATCGCGGAGCGCGTCCCCGACCTGGCCGCCCTGGAACTGCTGCTCGCCGTGGCCCGGCTGGGCAGCCTCGGCCGCGCGGCCCGCGAACTGGGCATCACCCAGCCCGCCGCGAGCGGGCGCCTCCGGGGCATGGAGCGGATGCTGGGCGTCGCCCTGGTGGAACGCTCGCCGCGCGGCTCCCGGCTCACCCCGGCGGGCGTCCTGGTGACGGACTGGGCGCGCCGGATCGTCGAGGCGGCCGAGGCCCTGGACGCCGGGGCCCAGGCGCTGCGCACCCGCCGCGACTCGCGGCTGCGGGTCGCGGCGAGCATGACCATCGCCGAGTACCTGCTGCCCGGCTGGCTGATCACGCTGCGCACCGAGCGGCCGGGGACGGCCGTCTCCCTGTTCGCCGGCAACTCGGCGGCCGTGGCGGCCCGCCTCCTCGCGGGCCGGGCGGACCTCGGCTTCGTCGAGGGCCTGGAGGTGCCGCCCGGCCTCGACGGCGCCGTCATCGGCCACGACCGGCTCGTCCTGGTCACCGCGCCCACCCACCCCTGGGCCCGCCGCCGGACGCCCCTCACCCGCGCCGAGCTCGCAGCCACCCCCCTGATCCTCCGCGAGAGCGGCTCCGGCACCCGGCAGGTCCTCGACGCGGCCCTCGCCGCCGAGGACGGCCCGGCCCCGCCACTGCTGGAACTCGCCTCGACCACGGCCGTCAAGGCGGCGGTCGTGAGCGGCGCCGGCCCGTCCGTCCTCAGCGAACTGGCCGTCGTCGACGAACTCGCCACCCGCCGCCTCGTCGAGGTCCCCGTCACCGGACTCGGCCTCCGACGCGACCTGCGCGCGGTCTGGCCCCTGGGCCAGCGGCCGGTGGGGCCGGCGTGGGACCTGCTGGGACTGACGCGGGGGTAG
- a CDS encoding TDT family transporter codes for MSTVGSLTPVPRPAAPDPAAPSPGVRRLRHLGPNWYATVMGTAIVASAGAALPGRALPRPALEAVWVLATAALVALLAARAAHWARHRDQAVRHLADPAVAPFYGCLAMALLAVGGATLSVGAGVIGEPAAVAVDAVLWSAGTVAGLVAAAGVPYLMVARHRVEPGTASPVWLLPVVAPMVSAALGPALVAHLPAGQPREALLLGCYALFGLSLLMTLLILPVLFSRLVHHGPLPLALTPTLFLVLGPLGQSTTAVNNLADAAPGAVGGPYPAAMTAFAVLYGVPVLGFALLWLAFATAMVVRAARSGMGFTMTWWAFTFPVGTCVTGAAGLARHTGLHALTWLAVALYAVLVAAWAVAAVRTAGGLVSGRLFAAPVPAPRAPASTTARTR; via the coding sequence ATGAGCACGGTCGGTTCCCTCACCCCAGTCCCCCGCCCGGCGGCCCCGGATCCCGCCGCACCCTCCCCCGGCGTCCGCCGGCTGCGGCACCTCGGTCCGAACTGGTACGCGACGGTCATGGGCACCGCCATCGTGGCGAGCGCCGGCGCGGCGCTCCCGGGGCGGGCCCTGCCGCGCCCGGCACTGGAGGCCGTCTGGGTGCTGGCGACCGCGGCCCTCGTCGCGCTCCTCGCCGCCCGGGCCGCGCACTGGGCGCGTCACCGGGACCAGGCGGTCCGGCACCTCGCCGACCCGGCGGTGGCGCCGTTCTACGGCTGCCTGGCGATGGCCCTGCTGGCGGTCGGCGGCGCGACGCTCTCCGTGGGAGCGGGCGTGATCGGCGAACCGGCGGCGGTGGCGGTGGACGCGGTGCTGTGGTCGGCGGGCACCGTCGCCGGCCTGGTCGCCGCCGCCGGCGTCCCATACCTGATGGTGGCGCGGCACCGGGTCGAGCCCGGCACCGCCTCGCCCGTGTGGCTGCTGCCGGTCGTGGCGCCCATGGTGTCGGCGGCGCTCGGCCCGGCGCTCGTCGCGCACCTGCCGGCCGGGCAGCCGCGGGAGGCCCTGCTGCTCGGCTGCTACGCGCTGTTCGGGCTGAGCCTGCTGATGACGCTGCTGATCCTGCCGGTGCTGTTCTCCCGGCTGGTCCACCACGGCCCGCTGCCGCTCGCCCTCACCCCGACGCTGTTCCTCGTCCTGGGCCCGCTGGGGCAGTCCACCACAGCGGTGAACAACCTCGCCGACGCCGCCCCGGGCGCGGTCGGCGGCCCGTACCCGGCGGCGATGACGGCCTTCGCGGTGCTGTACGGCGTGCCGGTGCTGGGCTTCGCCCTGCTGTGGCTGGCCTTCGCCACGGCCATGGTGGTCCGGGCGGCCCGCTCCGGCATGGGGTTCACGATGACCTGGTGGGCGTTCACCTTCCCGGTCGGCACCTGCGTCACGGGCGCCGCGGGGCTGGCGCGCCACACCGGGCTGCACGCCCTCACCTGGCTCGCGGTCGCCCTGTACGCGGTGCTGGTGGCGGCCTGGGCGGTCGCGGCCGTGCGGACCGCGGGCGGGCTGGTCAGCGGACGGCTGTTCGCAGCGCCCGTCCCAGCACCTCGGGCGCCTGCGTCAACGACGGCCCGTACCAGGTGA
- a CDS encoding helical backbone metal receptor, translating into MTTSPKRTVRRVVSLVPSLTEAVAATAPEVLVGATDWCEHPPGLDVVRVGGTKNPDVARIAALAPDLVVANEEENRAPDLAALRAAGLAVLVTEVRSLEQAFDELERLLVAGCGLSAPGWLADARDAWRDVGAATPVLSAVVPVWRRPWMVLGRDTFAGDVLARLGVRHVHADHAERYPRVPLEELRASGADLVVLPDEPYRFTRDDGPEAFPGLPAALVSGRHLTWYGPSLTQAPEVLGRALRTAVR; encoded by the coding sequence GTGACCACGTCGCCCAAGCGAACCGTACGCCGCGTCGTCTCGCTCGTCCCGTCGCTCACCGAGGCCGTCGCCGCCACCGCGCCCGAGGTGCTCGTCGGGGCCACGGACTGGTGCGAGCACCCGCCGGGGCTGGACGTCGTCCGGGTCGGCGGGACCAAGAACCCCGACGTCGCGCGGATCGCCGCGCTCGCGCCGGACCTCGTCGTCGCCAACGAGGAGGAGAACCGCGCTCCCGACCTCGCCGCCCTGCGCGCGGCCGGACTCGCGGTGCTGGTGACCGAAGTGCGTTCGCTGGAGCAGGCGTTCGACGAGCTGGAGCGGCTGCTCGTGGCCGGCTGCGGGCTGTCCGCGCCCGGGTGGCTGGCGGACGCGCGGGACGCCTGGCGGGATGTGGGCGCCGCGACTCCCGTGTTGAGCGCGGTGGTTCCGGTGTGGCGCCGGCCGTGGATGGTGCTCGGGCGGGACACCTTCGCCGGCGACGTCCTCGCCCGGCTCGGCGTCCGCCATGTCCACGCCGACCATGCCGAGCGCTACCCGCGCGTCCCGCTGGAGGAGCTGCGGGCGAGCGGCGCGGACCTGGTCGTGCTGCCCGACGAGCCGTACCGCTTCACGCGCGACGACGGGCCCGAGGCGTTCCCCGGGCTCCCCGCCGCGCTGGTCAGCGGCCGTCATCTCACCTGGTACGGGCCGTCGTTGACGCAGGCGCCCGAGGTGCTGGGACGGGCGCTGCGAACAGCCGTCCGCTGA
- a CDS encoding ABC transporter permease/substrate binding protein: MPRIKLGSWAQSAVDWLQTHLSWLFDAISTVLTGLYDGVHAVLEAPDALLMAGILAVVAWWLRGLLAGVFAFAGLALIDSFELWDEATATLSLVLVASFITLLLAVPLGIWAARDQRVSRALRPVLDLMQTMPAFVYLIPGVMFFSIGPIPGLFATIIFSMPPGVRMTELGIRQVDGELVEAARAFGTTPRHTLTRVQLPLALPTIMAGVNQVIMLALSMVVIAGMAGAGGLGETVYAAVTQVDIGGGVESGLAVVVLAMYLDRMTGALGKRVSPLGRRASAKSAATARPSAVLNYRPGTAVATVGVVVLALVAGGMHLVGGERESVAAGADVGRGQKVKIGYFPWDEAVATTYLWQNVLEARGYKPEVKQLDPGPLYTALAQGQMDVQFDSWLPTTHQQYMDRYGDKLSDLGTWYGPTSLELTVPSYVKDVNSLEDLKGKAGKFGGKIVGIEASAGMMGKLNGNVLKDYGLDGEYKVVSSSTSTMLAELDRAIKNKEPVVTTLWSPHWAYGTYDLKKLKDPKGAWGKGEKLHVVGKKDFAADFPRIAEWVKGFSMSEKDLASLEAEIQKGGKGKEKASAGRWLDAHPGLLDRLAPVKTS, encoded by the coding sequence ATGCCTAGGATCAAGCTCGGCTCCTGGGCGCAGTCCGCCGTGGACTGGCTCCAGACCCACCTCTCCTGGCTGTTCGACGCCATCAGCACCGTCCTGACCGGCCTCTACGACGGTGTGCACGCGGTGCTCGAAGCCCCCGACGCGCTGCTGATGGCGGGCATCCTGGCCGTCGTCGCCTGGTGGCTGCGCGGGCTGCTCGCCGGGGTGTTCGCCTTCGCGGGGCTCGCCCTGATCGACTCCTTCGAGCTGTGGGACGAGGCCACCGCGACGCTGTCGCTCGTCCTCGTCGCCAGCTTCATCACCCTGCTGCTCGCGGTGCCGCTGGGCATCTGGGCCGCCCGCGACCAGCGCGTCAGCCGGGCGCTGCGGCCGGTGCTGGACCTGATGCAGACCATGCCGGCGTTCGTCTACCTGATCCCCGGCGTGATGTTCTTCTCGATCGGCCCGATCCCGGGCCTGTTCGCGACGATCATCTTCTCGATGCCGCCCGGCGTCCGGATGACCGAGCTGGGCATCCGCCAGGTGGACGGCGAACTCGTCGAGGCCGCCCGGGCGTTCGGCACCACCCCGCGGCACACCCTCACCCGCGTCCAGCTCCCGCTGGCGCTGCCCACCATCATGGCGGGCGTCAACCAGGTCATCATGCTGGCGCTGTCCATGGTCGTCATCGCGGGCATGGCGGGCGCGGGCGGCCTCGGTGAGACGGTGTACGCGGCCGTCACCCAGGTCGACATCGGCGGCGGTGTGGAGAGCGGCCTCGCGGTCGTCGTCCTCGCCATGTACCTGGACCGGATGACCGGCGCGCTCGGCAAGCGGGTCTCCCCGCTCGGCCGCCGCGCGTCCGCCAAGTCCGCCGCGACCGCCCGGCCCTCGGCCGTGCTGAACTACCGGCCCGGCACCGCCGTCGCCACCGTCGGCGTCGTCGTCCTCGCCCTCGTCGCGGGCGGTATGCACCTGGTCGGCGGCGAGCGGGAGAGCGTCGCCGCCGGGGCCGACGTCGGCCGCGGCCAGAAGGTGAAGATCGGCTACTTCCCCTGGGACGAGGCCGTCGCCACCACCTACCTCTGGCAGAACGTCCTGGAGGCCCGCGGCTACAAGCCCGAGGTCAAGCAGCTCGACCCCGGGCCGCTGTACACCGCGCTGGCCCAGGGCCAGATGGACGTCCAGTTCGACTCCTGGCTGCCGACCACGCACCAGCAGTACATGGACCGCTACGGCGACAAGCTCAGCGACCTCGGCACCTGGTACGGCCCCACCTCCCTGGAGCTGACCGTCCCGTCCTACGTCAAGGACGTGAACTCGCTGGAGGACCTCAAGGGCAAGGCCGGGAAGTTCGGCGGGAAGATCGTCGGCATCGAGGCCAGCGCCGGCATGATGGGCAAGCTCAACGGCAACGTCCTCAAGGACTACGGCCTGGACGGCGAGTACAAGGTCGTCTCGTCCTCCACCTCCACGATGCTCGCCGAGCTCGACCGGGCCATCAAGAACAAGGAGCCCGTCGTCACCACCCTGTGGTCGCCGCACTGGGCGTACGGCACCTACGACCTCAAGAAGCTCAAGGACCCCAAGGGGGCCTGGGGCAAGGGCGAGAAGCTGCACGTCGTGGGCAAGAAGGACTTCGCCGCCGACTTCCCGCGGATCGCGGAGTGGGTGAAGGGGTTCTCGATGTCCGAGAAGGACCTCGCCTCCCTGGAGGCCGAGATCCAGAAGGGCGGCAAGGGCAAGGAGAAGGCGTCCGCCGGGCGTTGGCTTGATGCCCACCCGGGGTTGCTGGACCGGCTGGCGCCGGTGAAGACGTCCTGA